TTTTTATCTCCATCTAATCTGCAAGAAGTAAGTGGACGTTTTCATCGGGGTCAAGGAGCCGTCGGGAGTGGGCGGgctgtctcgtctttggcctcctttgtcttctcctcaGTTTCCGTCCCCTCTGTCATCTTGCCCGCATTAGGATCTTTCGCCCCTCAACTGCTtcgttccctctctcctggtctctttttctggcGGAGCTTTTTATGGtccgttctctgttttctccgtcGGCGCTCACACACCCTGCAGTCGCTGACTCTTCTCCTTACGGTTGTCTTCCCTttgctctcctttccttcgacGCGCAAACGAAAACGCATGTTTGACGATTTAAGCCATCTCAAGGTTTAGTGTAGAGGGTCCAGGGCTTAGGGCGCTGCGTCTGTGGGTGAGGGTTTCTTGCCTCGTGTTTCGCTTTTTGCGGTTTAGGGTGTACCGCAACGAGTTTTCCGGTGCGGATCTTCCACGTACTCACTTCACACCCTGCAACATGGAGTCATCAGTGGCGGCTGTGAAACCGCGTACAGTTCTGGGCATTTATTCCAGCGAAGGACCGAACCGGTATTTTGAAGTAGTTCCTCCCTGTACAGGTTGTGCCTGGTGGAGTCCTCCGCCTGATGTGACCTTCCTGCGCCTGTCCGGGCCCTGCCTTGCGTACGCGTGTCTTGACAGAGCGAACAAACGCCATGAAGAActtgccttttctcttctttctctgatCTCCTCTCAGGCTCTGCGAGCAGCTGTGGCGGAATGCTGGGGCGCCCTCGGGACTGCGTACTTGGCCTCTTCGCTCCGCGTCGCCCACGTTGGTCAAGGCGACGGGCCTTGCCCTCTGTTTGTCCTGCAAGTTGAAAGGGTACGTTGAGTCGTTCGCTCGGATGTTTGAAGGTTACAGTTTTGAAGACCGTGCAGAGACCCGTTTAGAGGTACCTTGAAAGGCCTCTTCGCATTCATCTGTAGCAAGGGGGTTCCGGTGTCCTCATTTTCAGCACGAGTGTCGGCAGAAGTCTAGAAAAACGTTTGGAAGGGTACGTCCACACAGTGTATATCTTCATTCGCAGCACGGAGTGCAGGCATAGGTTTAGAGATATGTTGGAAAGGCACGTTCGCTTCTATTCTTTGTAAGCGGGTGTCTTGAACCACATCGTCAGCAGGCTGTGTAGATCTAGGTTTCCAGGCGTTGTAGCTTCACTGACTGCCCGTGTCCTTGAAGACAGCTAAATTGACAAAAGCACGAAGAcatgtttgcatgcaccttcTTCAACAGTGAAGGCAGGCACAGAAGTGTTTGAAGTGTTCTCGGGGCCTCGGACGCGTACTCGATTGGTCTGAAGTCGATTTCCGTTTCATCACATTCACGTGCAGGCATACTGTCAAGAACTTCTCGCAGTGCTGAAGGCGATTCGCGAGCTAGGCAACCAGCGGTGCCTCATTTCCGTGGTGCATGTGGGAGGCACTTTGCGCAGTGGTAGGCGTGAATTAGAAGAGCTGATCAAGTCTGTCTTTCTAAAGCAGCTTGAACAGGTGCAAGCGTCATGCAAACCTTGAGTTGTTTCTCTTAGGGAATTCTGAACGGAAAAAACTATGCGTTTGACCGTGAAACCCCGGGCCAGAACTGGTAGAAGGTCTGCACTCAAAGAAGGGCAACCGGATGCCTTCTTCGGGGCAAGTGTCCTAACAAACTGATTCCGACGCCGGAAAATTGACTCAGCTCTCTGGAAGAATTGCAGTTTCTTGTCCACAACCTTCACGATTTCAGGAAAGGGCTGATCACTTTAACGATTTCGGTAGTGCTTTAGTGCCAACACGCATATAGCTCCTGCGACACAAGCAGCAAAACACGGATGGAACCTTCaacaggagaagcgagaggcgtGTGCACAAACAGAATCCGAATCACTATGTGTTTAGTCGGAAGCACATGGCCAGGGCCTTcaaaagaagcagcaggcaTTTTTGGCCATATAGGCTGTAGTGCACGTGTCTAGGAACAACAATAAAATGCTGGTTGTCGGTGCCTGCTAGCTTGAGTCACGCCCGGTGTTTTAGATCCGCGAACGTAGTTATGTATTGTGTAAACCTTTTTGGCCTAGCTTAGTGTGTAAAGAGTTCACATTAAACTCAGTGTGAAAGTTTGAGAACAGTTTCGTTGTGCTACGCAGCATTAACCGTACCGTGTCCACCATTATTCGACTCCGTCGCCGGCTCTATCTGCATCCAGCTCCTATAAGCATAGTTaacgagaaaaagacttAGAGTTTCCGAATCTGGTTTTGTTTCTACTCTTGAAAACAGGTAGAGAAGCCGTGGGGAAATGCTGAAGGGCCCTTCGTACGGCGACAACTGGCAGAAGCCAAGCTAGGGTCTCTTGAAATGCACCGCGGTTGCTTGGGTATTTTTGCACGCACCGACCACTAAGGACACGTCTGGCAAATATTTGCTGAAAATACTGGAAATTCGTGCAGTTCTGACGGGGATCAGCACTGAAAAGTAATGTCAAAAAACGGAAGTCGATCTCTGACTAGGAAGGCTCGTGTTGGAGAAACGGGCCAACAAGTAAAGGAAACTGAGCATTTCAAATTCCTCTGGCTCTGACGGATTTCTATATCTAGGTTTGTCAGCACGGCTGGACACTTCCTCTGCGCATATTAGCCGAAAGAGTATCCACGACGGCGTGGTTTGCAGAATTCTGTGGAAATTCTTGCTGGGATTTGAAGGCGCCGGTCGCTACATGAATTGAGTCTGACGATGGTAAAACTTGATTCGGTTCTGCGAATTTCTGCGGGTGCAAGAGGTCACGCTTCATCCGCAGAGTCTTTTCAATCTAATTAAGACTACCTACCGGTTCCGCTCACCGGTGCGTCATGAAAAACCCCGCAAAACAAGCTCACTGTGGCTCAAAAGTTCACAGGCTCATGAGACCGCAGTGCCAAGCAACCACTTACCCCACTGCATTTTGAAAACGAACACGTGGCTAGAGCGTTAGCGTCAAACAACGGATTGTTTCGATTTTTgacttctctttttcgacaGGGGATTCTGAACACATTTCCACGACTTGCGTTGCCTCATTTTTGCCTTTCATGTGGCGCGTATCTGCGCTGGAAGTCAAGGGATCGACAAACTCAGTACGGAGCCGCGCGCTCACCGACACCTGCAGCCTTGCCAGATGAGCTTCCACCTCTCCCACAAGTCTGATATGTTTAACccccttctcttcacttcaTCAGCTTTGAGTTccgctgaagagagaaatcaGACACGTAGCAACCGGAGCCCGCCCACGGGACTCCGTTCGCTCCTTCCGCTTCGTGTATGGGAGCAATGGAAACCGTTGAGCACTGTGTATTAATATGACAAAGGTTATCAGAGTGTTGCATGTACGAAGAGTGTTTTAATTACGTATGAGTGGCTTTTTGCATCTGCTGGTAACGTATGAGGGTAAAAGGCTATGAAGACGACCCGAAGTCTTCCGTCTCCACCTCAGAAGACGCGGTTTTACGATGACACAAACTGGAGGGGGCAATTGTACACCGCACAAACCCCTTTTCCTTGGATGCAGCAGTTTCGCGTCGCTCGTTGGCTTTCTCGTAAGAATCTGGGCCCACCGGCAGCGCTCCTGAAGCTGGCTCTTCGATTCTACCTGCGCCCTGCTCTCTGCCGGTGCTCGAACTTTCTGGTCTTCCAGAAACTGTAGTTGCCATCCTGTCCCCCCGCAGAGACACTCTAGGCGCGATCACAAACTCTGCCTGCGCCTCCGACGACTTGCGTTTTTCAGGCGGGTTCGTCACAGTCAGCCTCTTGTACAGCGGCATCCGGGGCGACATCAGGAGCGTGGATTTCCCCTCCAGTGCTGTTGTCCAAGCTGCGACGGCCGACCGGACACATTcaagcagcagacgcagatTGTCTCTAGCTTCGAGCCGGGAATCGTGACAACTCGCGctcgcttcgtctgtctgcgcGCCGCTAACTTTCTGCCGTTTGTTTTGTGCGCCGTGCTCCACAGCTGCTGCCAAGGTTTGTAGACACTCGAGAACTCTCTGAGTCTTTCCATCTGAATTTCCCACCTGCAGTTCGCTGTCGAGGAAGATGACGTGAGGCAACAGACCGCTGGCGAACTGTTCGATCGCACGCCGTGCAGCTTTCCTGGCTTCCGCGTGCTGCGCCCGGCCAAACGCGAGGAGCAGCGGCAGAAGCAAGGTGGGAAGGGCAAATAATTCTCTGTGAAAGAGCGACTGGTTTCCAGAGACTTCTCGCGGTCTTTTCGGAGACGCCAAGAGAGACGTGCTTCGGCCACTGCTCTCGTTTTGAGAGGTTTCAGCTCCACGAGCTCGATGATTTCCGGCAACGTTGGCAGACCCGCGAACCGCCTCGAGCAGCTTCTCTGAGACCTTCTGGGCGAAGCTCGCCGCAGGCACCATCGTTCGGATGCTGTGGATGTGCGTTTTCAGATGGTCAACTGTGGAAGCGAGGAGTGACGAAGACTGGGCTGTGGCTGAGAAGGAAATACCAAGACAGCAAAGATAAAAAACCGTCACAAACAGTAGCCAATGGGGGAGAcaaacgaggaaggcggtGGAGCCTGCCAGTGAGATTCATCCCAACTTACCGATGCATGTGGCCATGACGTCCAGGGCAGCTTCGGCTTCCGTGGCCAAGAATTTCTTGTCGGTAGCGCCCGCCTTGGTCAACAAAATGGGGAGGAGCTGGTTGCAGATTGCCCAAAACTCCTCTTCTACGTTTTCGGTTCCACGGCGTTCACCtacggctgcatgcgctccgaTCACCGCGCAGCAGCGGCACTCGGAGCCAGTACCGGGGGATTCTGTCGAATCTTCGCCGCAGCACGGACACCTGCATTGACAAGTGTGCAAACACCCCGCGACTTCGCGACCGACCTTCCGGTAAAGCCGCGAAGCTCGAACAAGGGCCGCCGCAGTGCGGAGTGCACTTCGCGCGACGGAGCTGCGCAGACTTTGCGTCCGGCGAACgatgaaggcgacgcagagcgagGCGCACGCGGCCGGGGCTTCCGCCGGcggcctctcgctctctcgtccCCGCGACAAGGTGGGCCCACACAGCCAATTTGGGTGGTGTTTCGCAACAGCCTGCAGCCCAGTCAACGCTGTGACGTCTGCCTCCCAGTCCTCGCCGCTCgtgagagacgcgcgcgcctgGGGGATTGCCGGCGTCGAGCCGTTGCTGGAGCACGGTTCCTCCGTAGTCACGGAGGCGCCGTCAGCGACGGTCTGTATCAGGGTGCTGTAGACGTccacgcatgcgcagagCACATTCACGTTAGGCGAGGCGTTCTTACACTTCAGTTTCGTAGCCAAGGACGCGAACTGCGGACTGCAGAGCGGAGGCACGTTCGCCGACACGCACAAGGCGCTCTTCGACTCACGCGCGTACTTGGGTCCAGGACACTTCGGTGCGGCCGAGGAAAACCGCTGATTTGCATATTGGCGCCCGGGAGGTGCATGCGGCTTGGCAGTGCCGGAGAAGACCGGCCGAGTAACGGTTTTGGGGGGTAGAGGCTGCGTCTGCGGAGGGCTGTTCTCGTCCGGCCCTTGCAACGGACTCTCGCTTCGCTCGTCTCCGAAGTCTCGACTCTTCATAGCGACGGCGTTGACGcgcgtcgcttccttctggaTAACGTCGGGACAGGCAAGCTgcatctctttctttctgctggcTTGAGCTTCCGCGGGCTGtagagcagaagaagacaccgCCGCCTCTGCGCCCCCTGCAGCGCCACTGTGTACGCCCTCTCTACGCATCAAGGCTCCGGTGAACATCTTGTCAAAAAAGCGACACGAGAGACAGCACTCATACACCGGGCGACATAATCCAGGCGAAAACGTCAGTTTCTCGTATTGCCGCGCCGGTCCTTCGGTTGGCGCCAGGGAAGGCGGCGGCCAGTGTAGAGCCCCCTCCTGCCCCGGTCGTGAAAGAATCGAGACACGAGTGCCTATAGCACATACGAAACACAAGCGCTGAAGCTGTAGAATGGCAAAAAGGTTACACAAGAAAACGTGAGATTCAGAAGCACACAGTCGAATGCGAGGAACGGTGGGCACGGCGCGCTTCTGGCCACGTCTACCGCGGGGAAGAACATAAAAAACATGTTTCCACAATTGTCCGCACGGAGTTTGTCGTACCGAGTTTCTACTGCGGCCAATTTCGCAACTTTTACGCACGTGGTGCAAAATATTTTTAAAAGCTCTAAAAGAAGCTGCACAGACGTGCCGTGTGCGGCGCAGTTcgcgtgtcttctttccaggTGGAAGACTGCCACACTTTCCCGCTTCTGTTGCTGCCGCTATTTGGCACGCCCTAGGGAAACAGATGCATGACAGTTGGGGTATTTCTCCGAGCTAAGACACGTTTATGCTCTCAATCACACTGAGAAAAATACGCAACATAACAGTTCGAGGATTAATCGTTAGGCTCTGCGCAAGTGTGCTTGCTAGGAGGCGGGAACTGCAGGAACCCAAGCCCGGGGGGAGCGCTGTTTCGTGCGACATAAGCTTCAGTCTCTGACAGTTGTCGGTTTCGCGCCATGTGCAAAAGGGGAAAGGCCAGTCGGAGATCAGGCGAGCAAACGCGTAGATCCAAGATTTACCAAGAAATGGAGACACCGGTGGCAAACATGTGACGGTGTGCCTTGCAAGACACCGCAAGCTAGTAGACTGCAGACGGGAGCGCTCGGAAATGCTAAGATCTCCTGGTGCCTCTCTTACCTGTGTCTGCCACTTGTTTTCGGACTAAGATTTGCCTTTGTAATAAACCTTCTTTTTGAACGTTGTTTTAGACTGTGTTCCGGCTGATTTggggagggaagaagatcGTGTGCAGCCGCACAATGAAGTGACgagaacagcagagagaacgcacACCACCGGCACCTTGACCACGGCCACTACACCTACACCTAAGCCACCCTCTTGAATTCTCGAGACTGGAAGTCGCGCGCGAACTGGTAAATCGGAGAGTAAGGATAATTCAATGCTTTGTTCTGACTTGGAAACTAGCAATGTCGGGTGCCTTAACATGAAACAGATGAAACGACGAAGGTTCCGGAGATTGCTCATCTCTCTTCGCgtgagacgaagaacaggagaatACGAGGCGCAGATGCGCCTTGGCCACTTcgaaaagcggagaaaaacgaatttCCACTTTACGAAAAATATCCACAGCTGGTGCCGCAGAGTGTGCGATTGTTTTCCTGGCTTCCGAGTCACTCTGTCGAGCACATGTTTAACTTcaatttcttttctccaaaGCACATCAAAGCTGTTTTATCATACCGCGCTTCCAGCATTTCGCTCGCTGAATGTCAAAGTGCCTGTCATTCGAGAGTTGTGGCACGCCGTGCACTACGCCAACGAAAAAGTTGATGTGACGTATATTGGCACTGCAGACTGTATTATATGCACGGGAAGATATTCCTACGGAGATGATTGTATGGGAGGATTACGTGCCGCCAAGTGACAAGACTCTTGCTAACGACACACAGGGATCGTGCTCTCCTGACATGCACCTCTTCACATGAACGAGTAAATTGAACTTCTAAATTGAACTTCCTTCCTTCTAGGCTTGCCGACAGAAGACTTTGGTCAGTAAGGGTTGTCCCTTTGTTGACAGAAATGCTCTTTTTATATCTCGGAATCCGGCATTTCCGGTGGACGGTCGTCATTCCGAGAGTGGAGTCAGAACAACCGAGTACAGCGCCACAGACAGCGGTGTCTTCCCTGCTCCAGGTATTTCTGCTAACAGACTCAGTTCTCACTCCATCAATCCACTGATTtgcttttgtttctctcttgtaAACCAAAATCCCTTGCGTAGCAAAAAATTCACAAGCTGATGTTGCCCCAGCTGTTCACCGAGAGTCCGAATTTACAGATTTCTTTTGAGATCCACGCGTATGTGGAATTCGAAACAAGGTTTCCATCCAGATTATGGACTTACCACGCCTTCTGTGTCACTTCAGACCGCAAAAAACCTCTGCCCTGACTGAAAAGGGGGAAAAAAATTTCCTGAAGGGTGTACATGTCGATGGACGCGGACAACGACTGTCCTTGAACTGTGTCAGCAGACCGCCATCATCTCCGTCTCCTGTGGTGGAGTTGCCTTGTTTAAGGGAAGCCATCAGAAACAAAGTCCTCTTGCAGCTACCTAATCGAAAAATTGAGCTAAACGTGCAGCTCCCGCACTTGACTCTTCGTTCTTATTCCACCCTCTAAGAGAACAAATTACGGATATTCATTGGACTATTGAGGCCAGGCGGATAGTGTGCACTTTCCTCATTTGCGGTGTGAGTCAAACGTTGTTGGCCACTCGGTGAATCTGTCATCGTTTGAAGGGTCTGAAGCAGCACTCGCAGAGCGCGCCGACCTTTCCACTCTTTCCACCGATGGATACCAAGGACGCCCCGCAGCTCATCGAGCACATCCACCATTCGGTGGCGTACACTCCTTTCGTAACTCGTTGGGTTCCGCAGACGGCGAAGCTTCTTATTTTAGGGGAGACGCCCAGAGGGACGGGGatgctctctctgtgctccTTAGAAGAAAGTAGTCTATCCATAGTCGCAAAGAATGAAGAGCAACGGAGCAGCTTCAAAAGCGCTGTAACGTATAAGAGCCGATCGGGAGCGACATGCATCGCCGCAGGTAACTTTTGACAATACGCTTTATGCATGCACCTGGCATTAAAGAAGGAAACCTGCCCTGAGCAACAGCCTGCAACAACAGACAGAGCCACAGCTCCTGTGCAACTTATTTAGCGTCATCGACTGTAGCTGTGCTGGAGATCTGCgcaacaagaagaaacgacgatATGCAGAAGTGAATACAAAGACTCATAACTGCCAGTAGGAGACTGCAGCAGATGTTCTGGCAGGTACTGGTGCCACAGAACGGTGGAAGAAGCTACCAAAGCGCGTTCGGCATTCGTTCGCAGTGCGCGTTATCAGTATTCACCTGATACGCCACATCGTACACACGCATACTCGGGCCTTCGCTTCAGCAGCACACCGTGCCCTTTGTCCCGGCAGTCTTCTGTGATTCCATTTTACGTTGCCTCTCAACAGATGAAGATAAAATGGATAAAGTATCGGTTGTTTTGTTCACCAGTCTAGTTGTGGTACACTATTTTTTTGTGTGATTTTCAGCATATTTCGCGAGCAAAATTATGGCCACACAAACACGTCGCATGCACAATAGTTTTGCTTTCCAAGAAGAAATGAAAGACCGGCCCCCCCCCCCATCCCGTTTCTCCAGCAACTGTCTGTTGTCGGGATCAGGGCACCTTGACGGCTCAATGACGCTGTGGGATCTCGAAAACCTGCGAGAGCCTATAACCAAAATAAAGGCGCACAAGGCTTCAGTAAATTCTATCGACCTCTGTGGTCCTTCATCGGGAAAAGCGGACGGACAACAGAGTCGGGCTATGATTGCCACTGGAAGTGCAGATGGCTGTGCCAGTGTTTGGGACACGCGCGACAGCTCTGGAGAGGTAATTCGAATGCCACGGttccttctgccttcctGCCAAGTGACAGCGGCAATCGGAGTGTATTAGGTTGCAGTTACATGCAAGGCGGGTTGTCAGACTCCTTCCGTCTCCTGTATCTTGTCTCCAGATTCTCTCTATCGAACCcgcggaaggcgaagaggccgCTGACTGCTGGGCTGTTGCCTTCGGAAATGCTGAGAGTTCGGAGGACGACGCAGTCCTTGCCGCAGGATATGATAACGGCGATGTCAAGCTCTTCGACATGCGTGCTGCCAGACTTAGTTGGGATACAAACCTTGACTATGGTGTTTGTCATCTCCAGTTTGACCGGAAAAACATAGTCATGAACAAGCTCGCAATCTCGTGTCTCGAGGGGCACCTTTTCATGGCGGACATGCGCACATTTCATCCGGAGGAGGGCTACGCCAAGAATTCACAAAAACTTTCAGAAAGTGAGAAGTATTTGGAAACCTCTACTGTACTGCCGGACAGCCCGAAAGGAACGAATGGCTACAACCGCATCATGCAAAACAGTTAAACGTTGCCCTTGTCACAGCTTCATTGATTTATAATGAACTACAACATGTGTAATAGTTGACAAGTATCTGTACGCAAGATGGAAGACGCACCTATGTAGCCCTCATGAACAACATCAACATTTGCCAAACATGTTCTTGTAACTCTCCCTAATACAGATCTCACCAACTGTCCCGACAAGCATCTCTACTTGTGAAGATACACGTGCCTTCATTATAAAACACTTATAAAGCTACAGATGCATTGTGGGTGTCCACACATATGCGAATAATCGTAGAAAAACGTGAAGTTAGCCTTCCCCCACTTTCACTTCCCCCTAGAGATCAGAGACTTCTTGCCTGTTCTTGGTGGTTTGATCAGGCACCATTTGGGGAGCTCATTTTCTGCCTCAAAACCGTGAAATTTTCGCTACATGTGCAGGAAATGGCCAGGTAATCTCCCAGCCATAATGAGACACAATGTTGTCTGGTGAATTTTGAAGAAAGCAACAGATCGCGGCATGCCTATGGGAAACGAGTTCGCTGAAATATCTAGGTGCAACAAAAAAATATCTCTAGACCCCCTTCTCTAATAGCACATCTCATACCTTTTTCAATCGCAGTAAAATAAATTGATGAACACTTAATTTAACTCTCTCCCCACAAAGAATCATTTTTGTACTagtttcttttgcttctgaAAAAAATTTTATTGAACCTGTATTTTTGTTTAATGTTGTATGAA
This portion of the Toxoplasma gondii ME49 chromosome III, whole genome shotgun sequence genome encodes:
- a CDS encoding hypothetical protein (encoded by transcript TGME49_253530), coding for MVRQKSRWVIGSVVWKEDVEKNRRVFLSPSNLQEALRAAVAECWGALGTAYLASSLRVAHVGQGDGPCPLFVLQVERAYCQELLAVLKAIRELGNQRCLISVVHVGGTLRSGRRELEELIKSVFLKQLEQVQASCKP
- a CDS encoding hypothetical protein (encoded by transcript TGME49_253540), giving the protein MFTGALMRREGVHSGAAGGAEAAVSSSALQPAEAQASRKKEMQLACPDVIQKEATRVNAVAMKSRDFGDERSESPLQGPDENSPPQTQPLPPKTVTRPVFSGTAKPHAPPGRQYANQRFSSAAPKCPGPKYARESKSALCVSANVPPLCSPQFASLATKLKCKNASPNVNVLCACVDVYSTLIQTVADGASVTTEEPCSSNGSTPAIPQARASLTSGEDWEADVTALTGLQAVAKHHPNWLCGPTLSRGRESERPPAEAPAACASLCVAFIVRRTQSLRSSVARSALRTAAALVRASRLYRKVGREVAGCLHTCQCRCPCCGEDSTESPGTGSECRCCAVIGAHAAVGERRGTENVEEEFWAICNQLLPILLTKAGATDKKFLATEAEAALDVMATCIATAQSSSLLASTVDHLKTHIHSIRTMVPAASFAQKVSEKLLEAVRGSANVAGNHRARGAETSQNESSGRSTSLLASPKRPREVSGNQSLFHRELFALPTLLLPLLLAFGRAQHAEARKAARRAIEQFASGLLPHVIFLDSELQVGNSDGKTQRVLECLQTLAAAVEHGAQNKRQKVSGAQTDEASASCHDSRLEARDNLRLLLECVRSAVAAWTTALEGKSTLLMSPRMPLYKRLTVTNPPEKRKSSEAQAEFVIAPRVSLRGDRMATTVSGRPESSSTGREQGAGRIEEPASGALPVGPDSYEKANERRETAASKEKGFVRCTIAPSSLCHRKTASSEVETEDFGSSS
- a CDS encoding WD repeat-containing protein 92, putative (encoded by transcript TGME49_253550) — translated: MDTKDAPQLIEHIHHSVAYTPFVTRWVPQTAKLLILGETPRGTGMLSLCSLEESSLSIVAKNEEQRSSFKSAVTYKSRSGATCIAAGHLDGSMTLWDLENLREPITKIKAHKASVNSIDLCGPSSGKADGQQSRAMIATGSADGCASVWDTRDSSGEILSIEPAEGEEAADCWAVAFGNAESSEDDAVLAAGYDNGDVKLFDMRAARLSWDTNLDYGVCHLQFDRKNIVMNKLAISCLEGHLFMADMRTFHPEEGYAKNSQKLSESTIWGAHFLPQNREIFATCAGNGQLALHRYSYPKQRVVADAETGLERGVVGTCERLNDKDASTQPLVSFDWHPNKLGLCAFASLDQAVRVYIVTKLNLY